From the Chthoniobacterales bacterium genome, one window contains:
- the rmuC gene encoding DNA recombination protein RmuC — translation MTPLIYALIGLLAGAAIAAIIFVITRRNRDDDAELIKRLELLEHAQERGERLIREEMARSREENANAAKTQRGELTASLESVRGIVDVRLKQLQEDNTGQLEKMRATVDEKLQGTLEKRLGESFKLVSERLEQVHQGLGAMRQLASDVGGLQKVLANVKTRGGWGEVQLGSLLEQVLTADQFSRNVQTRSDSAERVDFAIKLPGDENGAPVWLPIDSKFPTEDYQRLLAAQDRGDADSIETAMKGLETQLKKNAKDICGKYINPPRTTDFALMFLPTEGLYAEAIRRIGLVEQVQRECRVIFAGPTTLAALLNSLQMGFRTLAIQKSSSEVWNLLASVKNEFGKFGALLDGVKRKLDQASSQIDDVARKSRTIEKRLNQVEALPSNPQPLLRELLPLDEEEEML, via the coding sequence ATGACTCCGCTGATCTACGCTTTGATCGGGTTGCTCGCTGGTGCGGCCATCGCGGCGATCATTTTCGTCATCACGCGGCGAAATCGGGATGACGACGCGGAGCTAATCAAGCGCCTGGAACTGCTGGAACATGCGCAAGAGCGGGGTGAGCGACTTATCCGTGAAGAGATGGCGCGGAGCCGCGAAGAAAATGCGAATGCGGCCAAGACGCAGCGCGGCGAGCTGACGGCGTCGCTCGAAAGCGTGCGCGGAATTGTGGACGTCCGTCTGAAGCAATTGCAGGAGGACAACACGGGGCAGCTGGAAAAGATGCGCGCGACGGTCGACGAAAAACTGCAGGGGACGCTCGAGAAACGGCTGGGCGAATCGTTCAAGCTGGTGAGCGAACGGCTGGAACAGGTGCACCAGGGCCTCGGGGCGATGCGGCAACTGGCGAGCGATGTGGGCGGATTGCAGAAGGTGCTGGCGAACGTCAAGACCCGCGGCGGCTGGGGGGAAGTCCAGCTCGGCAGTTTGCTCGAGCAGGTGCTTACCGCGGATCAGTTTTCGCGCAATGTCCAGACGCGAAGCGATTCGGCGGAGCGGGTCGATTTCGCGATCAAGCTGCCGGGCGACGAAAACGGTGCGCCCGTCTGGTTGCCGATCGATTCCAAATTTCCGACGGAGGATTACCAGCGGCTGCTAGCGGCCCAGGACCGAGGCGATGCCGATTCGATTGAGACCGCGATGAAAGGCCTGGAGACGCAACTGAAGAAAAACGCGAAAGACATTTGCGGGAAATACATCAACCCGCCGCGCACGACAGATTTCGCACTGATGTTTTTGCCGACGGAAGGATTGTATGCGGAAGCGATCCGCCGGATTGGATTAGTCGAGCAGGTGCAACGCGAGTGCCGCGTGATCTTCGCCGGCCCGACGACGCTGGCCGCGTTGCTGAACAGTTTGCAGATGGGATTCCGGACCCTGGCGATCCAAAAAAGTTCCAGCGAAGTTTGGAACCTCCTCGCGAGCGTGAAAAATGAATTCGGGAAATTTGGCGCTCTCCTGGATGGCGTGAAGCGAAAGCTCGACCAGGCTTCATCGCAGATCGACGACGTCGCCCGGAAATCGAGAACGATCGAGAAACGCCTTAACCAGGTCGAGGCGCTTCCCTCTAATCCGCAGCCGCTCTTGCGTGAATTGCTGCCACTCGACGAGGAGGAGGAAATGCTGTAG
- the rfaD gene encoding ADP-glyceromanno-heptose 6-epimerase, translating to MSSSAKSILVTGGAGFIGSNLVLALQERMPDARLTVIDDFRSGDFKNLAGYKGDFVAQNLATLDWKQQFGDERFDAIFHLASITDTTLHDQFVQTHDNVESFRRLLNFARPNKTRVIYASSGSTYGAATEALTETSTAAPANIYAFSKVIMDNLANRAASDVSGWIIVGLRYFNVYGPREAHKGVPASMILHLSRQIKAGQRPRIFKHGEQKRDFVYVKDIVEGSIRALEAKQSGVFNLGTGQARSFNELVDILNRSFGTDFKPDYIDNPHAHYQNFTQADLTSVRNGLGYEPRYSLETGVADYMKWLYPE from the coding sequence GTGTCTTCCTCTGCCAAATCCATTCTCGTAACGGGCGGCGCCGGCTTCATCGGCTCCAACCTCGTGCTCGCGCTCCAGGAACGAATGCCGGACGCGCGCCTGACCGTGATCGATGATTTTCGCTCCGGCGATTTCAAGAACCTCGCCGGATACAAAGGCGATTTCGTCGCCCAAAACCTGGCTACGCTCGATTGGAAACAACAATTCGGCGACGAACGATTCGACGCGATCTTTCATCTCGCCTCGATTACCGACACGACGCTGCACGATCAGTTCGTTCAGACGCACGACAACGTGGAAAGCTTTCGACGGTTGCTCAATTTCGCGCGCCCGAACAAGACTCGCGTGATCTACGCTTCGTCCGGCTCGACTTACGGCGCCGCGACGGAAGCTCTTACCGAAACAAGCACCGCGGCGCCGGCGAACATTTATGCCTTCTCAAAGGTGATCATGGACAATCTCGCGAACCGCGCCGCGAGCGACGTGAGCGGCTGGATCATCGTCGGCCTGCGCTACTTCAACGTTTACGGTCCGCGGGAAGCCCACAAAGGCGTCCCGGCGAGCATGATTCTTCATCTCTCGCGCCAGATCAAAGCCGGGCAACGGCCTCGCATTTTCAAGCACGGCGAACAGAAGCGGGATTTCGTTTACGTGAAGGACATCGTCGAAGGAAGCATCCGCGCGCTCGAAGCGAAGCAAAGCGGGGTTTTCAATCTCGGCACCGGCCAGGCGCGATCGTTCAACGAGCTGGTCGATATCCTCAACCGCTCGTTCGGCACCGACTTCAAACCGGACTACATCGACAACCCGCACGCGCACTACCAGAATTTCACCCAGGCTGATCTGACCAGCGTTCGAAACGGCCTCGGCTACGAGCCGCGCTATTCGCTCGAGACCGGCGTGGCTGATTACATGAAGTGGCTCTATCCCGAATGA
- a CDS encoding OsmC family protein, which produces MVNVSITYNGDLHCDATHGPSGSTIATDAPTDNKGKGESFSPTDLVATALGTCMSTILAMAAQEHGLDVKGMTVSVSKEMSKDAPRRIVGLPSEVHIPLPASTPQRALLENAALNCPVHKSLPPEIDRPTKFFWEG; this is translated from the coding sequence ATGGTCAACGTTTCCATCACCTACAACGGCGATCTGCACTGCGATGCCACGCACGGGCCGTCCGGCTCCACGATTGCCACCGACGCGCCGACAGATAACAAGGGGAAAGGCGAGTCGTTCTCGCCCACCGATCTCGTCGCGACCGCGCTTGGGACGTGCATGAGCACGATCCTGGCGATGGCGGCGCAGGAACATGGGCTCGACGTCAAAGGAATGACCGTGAGCGTGAGCAAAGAAATGTCGAAGGACGCACCGCGGCGGATCGTCGGGTTGCCGTCGGAAGTTCACATCCCGCTGCCAGCCAGCACGCCGCAACGTGCGCTGCTTGAGAACGCAGCGCTCAATTGCCCGGTGCACAAGAGCCTTCCGCCCGAGATCGATCGCCCGACGAAATTTTTTTGGGAAGGCTGA
- a CDS encoding DUF885 domain-containing protein codes for MRRCSFILALALGLALSCALAAPSPSPSPKPTPSAPLKPTGPVKPLPGASPSPSEKPAHTPRAKHKSSPSPSPSSDSASPSPSPTSKSSPTSKSASSQSSSSLKPDAEYDIVADEYIKGHLAARPLQATALGFHEYDGRINEHTRLAIDAELARLRRFEDRLTKFDLAKLSPRTAIDLRLLQTAIRKELFLWQDMGIYEHNPMSYARAIDVGVYMKRKYAPVEDRVRSIIVVENQASNIMIAAKTNLADVLPKPYVELAIQIARGSSEFFKKGLVEGLADLKDENLRATFMQSNRRAATALADYASWLEKEKLPKAIADFAVGEEKYQRFLAESELVNMPPARILELAMAELAREQEVFSEAARKIDETRPAPVVFKQIQSDHPTAENLIPEVAKRMDAVRKFVVDRKLVTIPSQASAQVKETPQDRRSTSFASMDTPGPFEKRANEAYYYVTPPEPDWPDAQKEEWLTSFNYYMEDLLAIHEVYPGHYVQFLHLNASKATKTEKVFGATSFIEGWAHYCEKMIIDEGFGVPGGPHPTEDELQRAAKYRMVQAQAAILRLCRLCVSVKMHTQGMTVEEATRFFRENCYYEEKPARAEAMRGTFDLSYGSYSLGKLQIVKLRNDYQIQEGSNFSLKKFHDEILNHGQLPIRLLREIMLKDKSKWDEVL; via the coding sequence ATGAGACGCTGCTCGTTTATTCTGGCACTGGCCCTGGGCCTGGCACTGTCTTGCGCCCTGGCCGCCCCCTCACCCTCGCCTTCCCCCAAGCCCACTCCTTCCGCCCCCTTGAAGCCCACCGGGCCGGTTAAGCCTCTGCCGGGAGCCTCGCCGAGCCCGTCCGAGAAACCGGCGCACACCCCGCGAGCGAAACACAAATCTTCCCCGAGCCCCTCACCCTCTTCCGATTCCGCCTCCCCTTCGCCTTCTCCCACCTCCAAGTCGTCTCCCACCTCCAAGTCGGCTTCCTCCCAAAGTTCCTCCTCCCTCAAGCCCGACGCGGAGTACGACATTGTCGCGGACGAATACATCAAAGGCCATCTCGCGGCCCGCCCGCTCCAGGCCACCGCCCTCGGTTTCCACGAATATGACGGCCGCATCAACGAGCATACCCGGCTGGCCATCGACGCCGAGCTGGCGCGCCTCCGGCGATTCGAAGATCGCCTGACGAAGTTCGACCTGGCCAAACTCAGCCCGCGCACCGCGATCGATCTCCGGCTTCTTCAGACGGCGATCAGGAAAGAACTCTTTCTCTGGCAGGACATGGGGATTTACGAGCACAACCCCATGAGTTACGCCCGCGCGATCGACGTTGGCGTTTACATGAAGCGCAAATACGCGCCGGTCGAGGATCGCGTCCGCAGCATCATCGTCGTCGAAAACCAGGCGTCGAACATCATGATCGCCGCGAAAACGAATCTCGCCGACGTCCTGCCGAAACCGTATGTCGAGCTTGCAATCCAGATTGCCCGGGGATCGTCCGAGTTCTTCAAGAAGGGCCTCGTCGAGGGACTGGCGGATTTGAAGGACGAAAACCTCCGCGCCACCTTTATGCAGTCGAATCGGCGGGCGGCTACCGCGCTGGCCGATTACGCCTCCTGGCTGGAAAAGGAAAAGCTTCCGAAGGCCATCGCCGATTTCGCCGTTGGCGAGGAAAAGTATCAGCGTTTCCTGGCCGAGAGCGAACTGGTGAATATGCCGCCGGCCAGGATCCTGGAGCTTGCGATGGCGGAATTAGCCCGGGAACAGGAAGTGTTTTCGGAGGCGGCCAGGAAGATTGACGAAACGAGACCCGCTCCGGTCGTCTTCAAGCAAATCCAAAGCGACCACCCGACGGCGGAAAACCTCATTCCCGAGGTCGCCAAACGAATGGACGCGGTGCGGAAGTTTGTGGTCGATCGCAAACTGGTCACCATTCCGTCGCAGGCTTCAGCGCAGGTGAAGGAGACGCCGCAGGACCGGCGCTCCACCAGTTTTGCTTCGATGGACACGCCCGGGCCGTTCGAAAAAAGGGCGAACGAAGCTTATTATTACGTCACCCCACCCGAGCCCGATTGGCCGGACGCCCAAAAGGAGGAATGGCTGACCTCCTTCAATTACTACATGGAGGACCTGCTCGCGATTCATGAAGTTTATCCCGGACACTACGTGCAGTTCCTCCACCTGAATGCGTCGAAGGCGACGAAGACAGAGAAGGTTTTCGGAGCCACCTCCTTCATCGAGGGATGGGCGCATTATTGTGAGAAAATGATCATCGACGAGGGGTTCGGCGTTCCCGGCGGCCCTCATCCGACGGAAGACGAACTCCAGCGCGCCGCGAAGTATCGGATGGTGCAGGCCCAGGCCGCCATCCTGCGGCTCTGCCGGCTTTGTGTTTCGGTGAAGATGCACACCCAGGGAATGACCGTGGAAGAGGCGACCCGGTTCTTCCGGGAGAACTGTTACTACGAGGAAAAACCGGCCCGGGCGGAGGCGATGCGGGGCACTTTCGATCTCAGTTACGGCAGCTACTCACTCGGCAAGCTTCAGATTGTGAAACTCCGCAACGATTACCAGATCCAGGAAGGCTCAAATTTTTCGCTCAAAAAATTCCACGACGAGATTCTCAACCACGGCCAGCTGCCGATTCGCCTCCTCCGCGAGATCATGCTCAAGGACAAGTCGAAGTGGGACGAGGTGCTCTGA
- a CDS encoding TonB-dependent receptor produces the protein MRNRLWLLAVAFLSAAPISSRAQEALSFGLQTTEAESERIVVSATRVETVEEDSPATIDVIRSNDFEIKQTRRVADALRQVPGVSVVQSGPPGSLTSVFTRGLRSEHTQVLLDGIPINQGLQGAFNFGDLTTDNIDRIEIVRGPQSTLYGPRALAGVIQIFTKRGSGEPSGEFSLEGGSNTTIRGTLTSSGSAKQFDYSVGLSGLTTDNERPNNQYRLWNGIANLGWSPSEQVRLSALITYSLADLGLPNTIFDPRPRDNFLTERWLVAPHLDYKPVEWWQHRLIFSYDEERQVNDPNDDGFVGPTRALFTRATVDYQNDLKPASWLTLTSGFFYSEVDAGQERPFVLFGDKFIGDETEQTSLFVQASVTPFKELNLVAGGRYDHFNQFGDIWTYRFAGSYRIAKTDTHFHASVATGFSPPSAQDKIFGMNFGLEPEENLGWDLGVEQRFCQGRVMMGLTYFHNDLSNVIGFNGLFQTLNLGAARTQGIEAELKLRPIRDLEFTAAYTYLDAEKTSAADLNQPEGSRLPRRPRNEAYVSGTYLWFGKLRTTIEAKFVNAREELTFPPPDFLPTNIDIEDYAFVNLAAEYEINSCVSVFARINNLTDEQYSEVFGFPALGRTAFAGFKVRF, from the coding sequence ATGCGGAATCGTTTATGGCTTCTGGCAGTGGCCTTTCTTTCGGCCGCGCCAATCAGCAGTCGCGCCCAGGAGGCGCTTTCATTTGGGCTTCAAACCACGGAAGCGGAATCGGAACGGATCGTTGTCAGCGCGACACGGGTCGAGACGGTTGAGGAAGACTCACCGGCCACCATCGACGTCATTCGTTCGAATGACTTCGAGATCAAACAAACGCGTCGCGTTGCCGATGCGCTCCGGCAGGTGCCCGGCGTTTCGGTCGTTCAATCCGGGCCGCCTGGATCGCTGACCTCTGTCTTCACCCGTGGTCTTCGGAGCGAGCACACGCAGGTCCTGCTCGACGGTATTCCGATCAACCAGGGTTTGCAGGGTGCGTTCAACTTCGGGGATCTGACCACGGACAACATCGATCGGATCGAGATCGTGCGTGGACCGCAGAGCACGCTCTACGGGCCGCGCGCCCTGGCGGGGGTGATCCAGATTTTCACGAAACGGGGGAGCGGCGAACCGAGCGGCGAGTTCAGCCTCGAGGGCGGGTCCAACACGACCATCCGGGGAACGCTGACCAGTTCCGGCTCAGCGAAGCAGTTCGATTATTCGGTGGGTTTGAGCGGGCTCACCACCGACAACGAACGGCCGAACAACCAGTATAGGCTCTGGAACGGCATTGCGAACCTCGGTTGGTCGCCGAGCGAACAGGTGCGGTTGAGCGCGCTCATCACCTATTCGCTGGCCGACCTTGGCCTGCCCAACACGATTTTCGATCCGCGGCCGCGCGATAATTTCCTGACCGAACGCTGGCTCGTCGCGCCGCACCTCGATTACAAGCCAGTCGAGTGGTGGCAGCACCGCTTGATCTTCAGTTACGACGAAGAACGTCAGGTGAATGATCCAAACGACGACGGTTTCGTGGGCCCGACCCGGGCCTTGTTTACCCGGGCGACGGTCGATTATCAAAACGATCTCAAACCCGCTTCGTGGCTGACGCTTACGTCGGGATTTTTCTACAGCGAAGTGGACGCCGGGCAGGAGCGGCCGTTCGTTCTGTTCGGTGACAAGTTCATCGGGGACGAGACGGAACAGACGTCGCTCTTCGTGCAGGCGAGCGTGACGCCGTTCAAAGAACTGAACCTCGTCGCCGGTGGGCGCTACGATCATTTCAACCAATTCGGCGATATCTGGACCTATCGCTTCGCCGGCAGTTATCGGATCGCGAAAACCGACACCCATTTTCATGCCAGTGTCGCGACCGGATTCAGTCCGCCGAGCGCGCAGGACAAGATTTTCGGGATGAACTTTGGCTTGGAACCGGAGGAAAACCTCGGCTGGGACCTCGGCGTCGAGCAGCGGTTTTGCCAGGGGCGGGTGATGATGGGCCTCACTTATTTTCACAACGACCTGTCGAACGTGATCGGGTTTAACGGGCTGTTCCAGACCTTGAACCTGGGGGCGGCGCGGACGCAGGGGATCGAAGCGGAGTTGAAGCTGCGGCCGATACGCGATCTGGAGTTCACCGCGGCCTACACGTATCTCGACGCGGAGAAGACGTCCGCCGCCGACCTTAACCAGCCGGAGGGCTCGCGCCTGCCGCGTCGACCGCGGAACGAGGCCTATGTTTCGGGCACGTATCTCTGGTTCGGAAAACTGCGGACGACCATCGAAGCGAAGTTCGTCAACGCGCGCGAAGAGCTGACTTTTCCGCCTCCCGACTTTCTTCCCACGAATATCGATATCGAGGATTACGCGTTTGTGAATCTGGCGGCGGAATACGAGATCAACTCGTGCGTTTCCGTTTTCGCGCGCATTAACAATCTCACCGACGAGCAGTATTCCGAGGTGTTCGGCTTCCCGGCATTGGGGAGGACGGCATTCGCCGGATTCAAAGTGCGCTTTTAA
- a CDS encoding SBBP repeat-containing protein → MKSNLSSLKAVVLALLIVSTVSAVLIVNPVTPPQTAPRTAAQAREAYGKLPLSFEENRGQANESVDFVARGPGYALALAPTEAAFSLSKLSSDSAKNAAPSTVLRMNLVGANGAAKAAGQNELEGRVNYFIGNDPSKWRTEVPTFERVRYAEVYPGIDVVYYGNQRRLEYDFVVGPGQDSRAIALEFAGTDKVEVEGATGDLLIAVGGENLRQHKPIAYQEISGARREIESRYVVRNGARVGFEVGQYDASAALIIDPVLEYSTFLGGSGSVPLSEQATSIVVDSSGRAYVAGLTNSTDFPIANAIQSTVRGIDVFIAKFNAAGSALVYSTYLGGSGFDFGYGIAVDSGGSVYVTGTTTSTNFPIANALQSMNGSSGNFPEDAFVTKLSATGSALIYSTYLGGSDDDQGAGIAVDSGGNAYVTGTTHSTNFPTANAIQSTSGGGHDAFVAKFNATGSALIYSTYLGGNSEDVVYGIAVDGAGSAYVTGYTSSANFPTVNAFQNKIAGGSNSYSDVFVTKFNAAGSALVYSTYLGGDGEDVGASIAVDSTGSAYLTGYTIATNFPTANAFKSALSGFDDAFVTKFNSAGSALIYSTYLGGDASENGAGIAVDLAGNAYVTGFTDSTDFPTVNPLQSPGDPVSDAFVTKLNPAGTALVYSTYLGGNGGDSGHAIAVDSAGSAYVTGETFSRCFPTTIGAFDTRLAMGDSDAFITKISETAQPVGLNPCPSDLLNLSTRLGVLPGNGALIAGFIITGNDLKRVIIRGLGPSLSSNGVQGALADPTLDLFDSNQRLIVSNDDWITNRAEVEATGIPPTNDRESAIVVELSSGAYTAVLRGQNNGTGIGVVEVYDLEGSDPSNTRMANLGSRGFVGTGDNVMIGGFIIGGSGQGDTRVVVRGIGPSLGAFGVTAALQDPIIDLKNANGTTLMTNDDWQQGQPTEITALGLAPSDSRESALLTSLPQGNFTVILRGKGGATGVGVVEFYNVP, encoded by the coding sequence ATGAAATCAAATCTGTCATCCCTGAAAGCGGTTGTTCTGGCGTTGCTAATTGTTTCGACCGTCTCCGCAGTCCTCATCGTCAACCCGGTCACTCCACCGCAAACCGCACCGCGCACAGCGGCACAAGCGCGGGAAGCCTACGGTAAACTGCCATTGAGTTTCGAGGAGAACCGCGGCCAGGCGAATGAATCGGTCGATTTTGTGGCGCGCGGTCCCGGGTACGCGCTCGCCCTCGCGCCCACCGAAGCAGCCTTTTCGCTTTCCAAGCTTTCATCTGATTCGGCGAAGAACGCGGCTCCGTCCACTGTGCTGCGGATGAATCTCGTCGGCGCGAACGGTGCGGCAAAGGCTGCGGGCCAGAATGAGTTGGAGGGCCGGGTGAATTATTTCATTGGCAACGACCCGTCAAAGTGGCGGACGGAGGTTCCCACTTTCGAGCGCGTGCGTTACGCGGAAGTTTATCCGGGCATCGACGTGGTTTATTACGGCAACCAGCGACGGCTGGAGTATGACTTCGTGGTCGGGCCCGGCCAGGACTCGCGCGCGATTGCCCTGGAATTTGCGGGGACGGACAAAGTGGAAGTAGAAGGTGCGACGGGTGATTTACTCATCGCGGTGGGCGGGGAAAACCTCCGGCAGCACAAGCCGATTGCGTATCAGGAAATTAGCGGCGCGCGACGTGAGATCGAGAGCCGGTATGTCGTTCGCAACGGCGCACGAGTGGGGTTTGAGGTCGGTCAGTACGATGCGAGCGCGGCCCTGATTATTGATCCAGTGCTGGAGTATTCCACCTTTCTGGGCGGGAGCGGGAGCGTTCCGCTTTCTGAGCAAGCCACGAGTATCGTAGTGGACTCGAGCGGACGTGCCTATGTCGCGGGACTTACCAACTCCACCGATTTTCCGATTGCCAATGCCATTCAAAGCACGGTGCGTGGGATAGATGTGTTTATCGCAAAGTTCAACGCGGCGGGCTCGGCGCTCGTCTATTCCACCTATCTCGGCGGAAGCGGTTTTGATTTCGGCTATGGCATTGCGGTGGACTCCGGAGGCAGTGTCTACGTGACAGGAACTACTACTTCCACCAATTTTCCGATCGCTAATGCGTTGCAAAGTATGAATGGAAGCAGCGGCAACTTCCCAGAGGATGCCTTTGTCACAAAGCTGAGCGCGACGGGGTCGGCGCTGATCTATTCCACTTATCTTGGCGGGAGTGACGATGATCAGGGCGCTGGCATCGCGGTGGACTCCGGGGGCAATGCTTATGTCACGGGAACAACCCACTCAACCAACTTTCCGACGGCCAACGCTATCCAAAGCACAAGCGGGGGAGGGCACGATGCTTTTGTCGCAAAGTTCAATGCAACAGGGTCGGCGCTCATCTATTCCACGTATCTCGGGGGTAATAGCGAGGATGTTGTCTACGGCATAGCCGTTGACGGCGCGGGCAGTGCCTATGTGACGGGATATACCAGTTCGGCCAATTTTCCGACGGTTAATGCTTTCCAAAACAAGATAGCGGGCGGGAGCAATTCGTATTCCGATGTCTTTGTCACCAAGTTCAATGCTGCGGGCTCGGCGCTGGTGTATTCCACGTATCTTGGCGGTGACGGCGAAGATGTCGGTGCAAGCATAGCCGTCGATTCGACCGGCAGCGCCTATCTCACCGGGTATACTATCGCGACGAATTTCCCGACTGCCAATGCTTTCAAAAGTGCGCTCAGCGGTTTTGACGACGCCTTTGTCACAAAATTTAATTCCGCCGGATCGGCCCTGATCTATTCCACCTATCTCGGGGGCGACGCCAGTGAGAACGGCGCCGGAATTGCGGTGGACTTAGCCGGCAACGCCTATGTCACGGGCTTCACCGATTCCACCGACTTTCCCACCGTCAATCCTCTCCAGAGCCCAGGCGATCCAGTCAGCGATGCCTTTGTCACCAAGCTCAACCCGGCAGGCACGGCGCTGGTTTATTCCACGTATCTCGGCGGTAATGGCGGCGATTCCGGACACGCCATCGCCGTGGACTCGGCCGGAAGCGCGTATGTGACGGGGGAGACGTTCTCAAGATGCTTTCCCACCACGATCGGCGCTTTCGATACCAGGTTGGCGATGGGTGATTCCGATGCCTTCATCACCAAAATCAGCGAAACGGCCCAGCCGGTGGGTCTCAACCCATGTCCCTCGGACTTGCTCAATCTCTCTACTCGTCTGGGCGTTCTGCCTGGAAATGGCGCACTAATCGCAGGTTTCATCATCACCGGGAACGATCTAAAGCGCGTGATCATCCGTGGTCTCGGCCCATCCTTGAGCAGCAATGGCGTCCAGGGAGCGCTGGCCGACCCGACGCTCGACCTGTTCGATTCAAACCAGAGGCTAATCGTGAGCAACGACGATTGGATAACCAATCGTGCGGAAGTGGAAGCGACGGGAATTCCGCCAACTAACGACCGCGAGTCCGCCATCGTGGTAGAATTGTCTTCGGGCGCTTACACCGCTGTTTTGCGGGGGCAAAACAACGGCACTGGTATCGGCGTGGTGGAAGTGTACGATTTGGAGGGCTCCGACCCGTCAAATACCAGAATGGCCAACCTCGGCAGCCGCGGATTTGTCGGTACCGGCGACAACGTGATGATCGGCGGATTCATTATTGGAGGCAGTGGGCAAGGCGATACGCGGGTAGTTGTGCGTGGAATAGGCCCGTCGCTTGGCGCTTTCGGAGTCACCGCCGCGTTGCAGGATCCGATCATCGATCTAAAGAACGCGAATGGCACCACCTTGATGACAAACGATGACTGGCAACAAGGCCAGCCGACGGAGATTACCGCGCTCGGCCTCGCGCCCAGTGACAGCCGCGAATCCGCGCTTCTGACTTCCCTGCCGCAGGGCAATTTCACGGTGATCCTGCGCGGTAAGGGTGGCGCGACTGGCGTGGGAGTGGTGGAATTTTATAACGTGCCGTAA
- a CDS encoding deoxyhypusine synthase family protein, translated as MKPKRRSKSPEEINAALAGKKGPISKFIAKNYRHFNAAALLDAAKGYEDHLAAGGKMLMTVAGAMSTAELGISLAEMIRRDKVHLIVCTGANLEEDIFNLVAHDHYERVPHYRQLTPQDEQKLLGRHMNRVTDTCIPEMEAMRRIEKAVLEEWMAADRAGEHYFPHEFMYKILRSGKLKKSFQIDPKHSWMVAACEKNLPIVVPGWEDATLGNMYAAAVIRGDVKNVHTVRTGIEYMTWLADYYTKNSKKLRNGEGSIGFFQIGGGIAGDFPICVVPMLHQDLERTGVPLWGYFCQISDSTTSYGSYSGAVPNEKITWGKLAASTPKFVVESDATICAPLVFAWVLGL; from the coding sequence ATGAAACCCAAACGGCGGTCAAAAAGCCCGGAAGAGATCAACGCCGCGCTCGCGGGAAAGAAAGGGCCGATCTCGAAATTCATCGCGAAAAATTACCGGCACTTTAACGCGGCCGCATTGCTCGACGCGGCCAAAGGATACGAGGACCACCTCGCCGCCGGCGGCAAAATGCTGATGACGGTCGCGGGCGCCATGTCGACCGCCGAGCTCGGCATTTCCCTCGCGGAGATGATTCGCCGCGACAAGGTCCACCTGATCGTCTGCACCGGCGCAAACCTCGAGGAGGACATTTTCAATCTCGTCGCGCATGACCATTACGAACGCGTGCCGCACTACCGGCAGCTCACTCCCCAGGACGAGCAAAAACTGCTCGGCCGGCACATGAATCGCGTCACCGACACTTGCATTCCGGAAATGGAAGCGATGCGGCGAATAGAAAAGGCCGTGCTCGAAGAGTGGATGGCGGCCGATCGCGCCGGAGAACATTATTTTCCGCACGAGTTCATGTATAAAATTCTGCGCAGCGGAAAGCTGAAGAAGAGTTTCCAGATCGACCCGAAGCATTCGTGGATGGTTGCGGCGTGTGAGAAAAATTTGCCGATCGTGGTCCCGGGCTGGGAGGACGCGACCCTGGGCAACATGTATGCGGCCGCGGTGATCCGCGGCGACGTGAAGAATGTCCACACCGTGCGCACCGGCATCGAGTACATGACCTGGCTCGCCGACTACTACACGAAGAACTCAAAGAAACTGCGCAACGGCGAAGGCTCGATCGGATTTTTCCAGATCGGCGGCGGCATCGCCGGCGATTTCCCAATCTGCGTCGTCCCGATGCTGCACCAGGACCTTGAACGCACCGGGGTGCCGTTGTGGGGTTATTTTTGCCAAATCAGCGACTCGACGACGAGTTACGGCAGTTACTCCGGCGCCGTGCCGAACGAGAAGATCACCTGGGGCAAGCTTGCGGCCTCGACTCCGAAGTTCGTGGTCGAAAGCGACGCGACGATTTGCGCGCCCTTAGTTTTTGCCTGGGTGCTGGGGCTGTAG